The following coding sequences are from one Macaca nemestrina isolate mMacNem1 chromosome 1, mMacNem.hap1, whole genome shotgun sequence window:
- the LOC105498197 gene encoding ubiquitin-fold modifier-conjugating enzyme 1, with product MADEATRRVVSEIPVLKTNAGPRDRELWVQRLKEEYQSLIRYVENNKNADNDWFRLESNKEGTRWFGKCWYIHDLLKYEFDIEFDIPITYPTTAPEIAVPELDGKTAKMYRGGKICLTDHFKPLWARNVPKFGLAHLMALGLGPWLAVEIPDLIQKGVIQHKEKCNQ from the exons ATGGCGGATGAGGCCACGCGACGTGTTGTGTCTGAGATCCCGGTGCTGAAGACTAACGCCGGACCCCGAGATCGGGAGTTGTGGGTGCAGCGACTGAAGGAGGAATATCAGTCCCTTATCCGG TATGTGGAGAACAACAAGAATGCTGACAACGACTGGTTCCGACTGGAGTCCAACAAGGAAGGGACTCG GTGGTTTGGAAAATGCTGGTATATCCATGACCTCCTGAAATATGAGTTTGACATCGAGTTTGAC ATTCCTATCACATATCCTACTACTGCCCCAGAAATTGCAGTTCCTGAGCTGGATGGAAAGACAGCAAAGATGTACAG GGGTGGCAAAATATGCCTGACGGATCATTTCAAACCTTTGTGGGCCAGGAATGTGCCCAAATTTGGACTAGCTCATCTCATGGCTCTGGGG CTGGGTCCATGGCTAGCAGTAGAAATCCCTGATCTGATTCAGAAGGGCGTCATCCAACACAAAGAGAAATGCAACCAATGA